From the Rhinatrema bivittatum chromosome 3, aRhiBiv1.1, whole genome shotgun sequence genome, one window contains:
- the MAP3K7 gene encoding mitogen-activated protein kinase kinase kinase 7 isoform X3, whose protein sequence is MAVYEQHCKMAQEYMKVQTEIALLLQRKQELIAELNQDEKDQQNTSRLVQEHKKLLDENKSLSTYYQQCKKQLEVIRSQQQKRQGTS, encoded by the exons ATGGCCGTCTATGAACAGCACTGTAAAATGGCTCAAGAATACATGAAAGTTCAAACAGAAATTGCATTGCTATTGCAGAGAAA GCAAGAATTAATAGCAGAACTGAACCAGGATGAAAAAGACCAACAAAACACATCCCGTCTTGtgcaagaacataaaaagcttttGGACGAAAACAAAAGTCTTTCAACCTATTACCAGCAATGCAAAAAACAATTAGAGGTCATCAGAAGTCAGCAGCAGAAACGGCAGGGCACTTCATGA